A single Clavibacter nebraskensis NCPPB 2581 DNA region contains:
- a CDS encoding acetyltransferase involved in polysaccharide biosynthesis, with protein sequence MTAAPDPTTDVPVIDLSRAPGERQAWDRPKRTVYLWAVVELLLVTNPWQISSSLRVRALRAFGAEIGDGVVFRPRTRVRFPWKLRIGDRSWIGEGVWFHNQDLVTVGHDVVLSQETMLTTGSHAHRRDMALLTRPIVIEPGAWITSRCLVLGGAHVGRSALARPMTVVAGDVPADAIVSGPDCTVVGSRFSGR encoded by the coding sequence GTGACGGCGGCACCCGACCCCACGACCGACGTCCCGGTCATCGACCTGTCCCGGGCGCCCGGCGAGCGCCAGGCCTGGGACCGCCCGAAGCGCACCGTCTACCTGTGGGCCGTGGTCGAGCTGCTCCTCGTCACGAACCCGTGGCAGATCAGCTCGTCGCTCCGGGTCCGGGCGCTCCGGGCCTTCGGCGCCGAGATCGGCGACGGCGTGGTGTTCCGGCCGCGCACGCGGGTGAGGTTCCCGTGGAAGCTGCGCATCGGCGACCGCTCCTGGATCGGCGAGGGCGTCTGGTTCCACAACCAGGACCTCGTCACCGTCGGCCACGACGTCGTCCTCTCCCAGGAGACGATGCTCACCACGGGCAGCCACGCGCACCGGCGCGACATGGCCCTCCTCACGCGCCCCATCGTCATCGAGCCGGGCGCGTGGATCACGTCGCGCTGCCTGGTCCTCGGCGGCGCGCACGTGGGCCGCTCGGCGCTCGCCCGGCCGATGACCGTGGTCGCGGGCGACGTGCCCGCCGACGCGATCGTGTCGGGTCCCGACTGCACCGTGGTCGGCTCGCGCTTCTCCGGACGCTGA
- a CDS encoding polysaccharide pyruvyl transferase family protein, which produces MNGLLLDPSISSANVGDQIIRENVLRALDGVVPLTVRLPTQTRLTRSQRRTAADAELAIVGGTNLLSSNMPWYRQWKLDPIVARSLKHKVVLLGVGWWQYQDEPNRYTTHMLREVLSPDLVHSVRDEYTKVRLERMGFRVLNTACPTMWGLDRHNGVESARPAQAILTLTDYNRDVAEDEWLIALAAEHYERVVIWPQSIRDAAYARTLTGDFTIAEPTLAAYDALLAAGDSDYIGTRLHGGVRALETGAWGVIVAVDNRALEISRDTGLPVHARGEREAIRATVERRVPLDVRLPYDEIHAWKAQLPVAG; this is translated from the coding sequence ATGAACGGACTCCTGCTCGATCCCTCCATCTCGTCCGCCAACGTCGGCGACCAGATCATCCGCGAGAACGTCCTCCGGGCGCTCGACGGCGTCGTGCCGCTCACCGTCAGGCTGCCCACGCAGACGCGCCTGACCCGCAGCCAGCGCCGGACCGCCGCCGACGCGGAGCTCGCCATCGTGGGCGGCACCAACCTCCTCTCCTCGAACATGCCCTGGTACCGGCAGTGGAAGCTCGACCCGATCGTGGCGCGCAGCCTCAAGCACAAGGTCGTCCTGCTCGGCGTCGGCTGGTGGCAGTACCAGGACGAGCCCAACCGGTACACCACGCACATGCTCCGGGAGGTCCTCTCCCCGGACCTCGTGCACTCGGTGCGCGACGAGTACACGAAGGTGCGCCTCGAGCGGATGGGCTTCCGGGTGCTGAACACCGCATGCCCGACCATGTGGGGGCTCGACCGGCACAACGGCGTCGAGAGCGCGCGCCCCGCGCAGGCGATCCTCACGCTCACCGACTACAACCGCGACGTCGCCGAGGACGAGTGGCTCATCGCCCTCGCCGCCGAGCACTACGAGCGCGTCGTGATCTGGCCGCAGTCGATCCGCGACGCGGCCTACGCGCGCACACTGACGGGTGACTTCACGATCGCCGAGCCGACGCTCGCCGCCTACGACGCGCTCCTGGCCGCCGGCGACTCCGACTACATCGGCACGCGCCTCCACGGCGGCGTGCGCGCGCTCGAGACGGGGGCGTGGGGCGTCATCGTCGCCGTCGACAACCGGGCGCTGGAGATCAGCCGCGACACCGGCCTCCCCGTGCACGCCCGCGGCGAGCGGGAGGCCATCCGGGCGACGGTCGAGCGCCGCGTGCCCCTGGACGTGCGGCTCCCGTACGACGAGATCCACGCCTGGAAGGCGCAGCTCCCGGTGGCCGGATGA
- a CDS encoding glycosyltransferase has translation MSGVPAADPGAATPPLRVLHLSVRLGEGGAAGVARTLMHELGELGVDGSFAYGYGPGGRDSGGADARASLRVTSRPRAALNMAAHLVVGTEVVRPASGRREELRAAIAAADVVHLHIVHSYWLPPRWLFREIAAARTPVVWTLHDQWIMTGRCAQPGTCRLWEDGCPRCPDLQAYPPARVDNAARVFTRRREDIAALRRAVPSAVVACAHWLAAEAATAGFDDVRTITNSVDRAFWSEATAAQVPSDPPRSGALFICRDLRDPAKVDWDALRAIAADTTEGLTIMGDDAPEDAPGATRLPATGDRVELARVMRRHDRLVFTSRVDYFPLTVSEALTAGMRVFAVDSPAIREFGDHPDVTVVGTGRELAAALIADERAGGRSDRQTRDVRRFDPRRMADEYRAVYEELVSA, from the coding sequence ATGAGCGGCGTGCCCGCCGCGGATCCGGGTGCCGCCACCCCGCCCCTCCGCGTCCTCCACCTCAGCGTGCGCCTCGGCGAGGGGGGCGCGGCCGGCGTCGCGCGGACGCTGATGCACGAGCTGGGCGAGCTGGGCGTGGACGGCTCCTTCGCCTACGGCTACGGCCCCGGAGGCCGCGACTCCGGCGGCGCGGACGCCCGCGCGTCGCTCCGCGTCACCTCCCGGCCCCGCGCCGCCCTCAACATGGCGGCGCACCTCGTCGTCGGCACCGAGGTCGTCCGTCCGGCGTCCGGCCGCCGCGAGGAGCTGCGCGCGGCCATCGCGGCCGCCGACGTGGTGCACCTGCACATCGTCCACAGCTACTGGTTGCCGCCCCGATGGCTGTTCCGCGAGATCGCCGCAGCGCGCACGCCCGTCGTGTGGACGCTGCACGACCAGTGGATCATGACGGGCCGCTGCGCCCAGCCCGGCACGTGCCGGCTCTGGGAGGACGGCTGCCCGCGCTGCCCGGACCTCCAGGCGTACCCGCCCGCCCGCGTCGACAACGCCGCGCGCGTCTTCACCCGGCGGCGCGAGGACATCGCCGCCCTCCGCCGGGCAGTGCCCTCGGCCGTGGTGGCCTGCGCGCACTGGCTCGCGGCCGAGGCGGCCACGGCCGGCTTCGACGACGTGCGCACGATCACGAACTCCGTCGACCGCGCGTTCTGGTCGGAGGCGACCGCGGCACAGGTACCATCGGACCCACCGCGCTCGGGGGCGCTGTTCATCTGCCGCGACCTCCGGGATCCCGCGAAGGTCGACTGGGACGCGCTCCGTGCCATCGCCGCGGATACGACCGAAGGGCTCACCATAATGGGAGACGACGCACCCGAGGACGCCCCGGGCGCCACGCGCCTGCCCGCCACCGGCGACCGCGTCGAGCTGGCGCGCGTGATGCGGCGTCACGACCGCCTCGTCTTCACCTCGCGGGTCGACTACTTCCCGCTCACCGTCTCCGAGGCGCTGACGGCCGGCATGCGGGTCTTCGCCGTCGACTCGCCGGCGATCCGCGAGTTCGGCGACCACCCCGACGTCACGGTCGTGGGCACGGGCCGGGAGCTCGCGGCGGCGCTCATCGCGGACGAGCGCGCGGGCGGCCGGTCGGATCGCCAGACACGCGACGTCCGGCGCTTCGATCCGCGGCGCATGGCCGACGAGTACCGCGCCGTGTACGAGGAGCTGGTGTCCGCATGA
- a CDS encoding putative colanic acid polymerase WcaD codes for MTRSYRREAWLMGVAVIGQHFMIVQAAGYPVTLGLVVGVPLILLLSRGGYARRLVLALCAVVALTASAALVTGMEGSDPLSFLRTLALFILAVIVIVAGSAGLDPGFVGSTAFSTAISAMLLIVVGLSVLQVAAGTLGSEAFFNVFGRFQYLYEYQPYLQFNPIPRAQGFFLEPSYDAFVIGTLTLISLLTGRHFRGTIAVGILGVLMSRSATGLLLLLIIGVVVALRSRPGASIVVLSGLAVVGVASGTYLQTRLESFSTSGSSTNYRLVAPLQVLGDTLLHTPIGHALGSVSNILLGYDLYNGAELGTSLDNGLYVLVFYFGWIGLVLIAALAVLAIRGMLRSRRSTWGAVTPLWLFGTLFFSGGIMLPEYAVMTALLIATLVACNESLVAPHAGTPTAPVRRRGHLPGPAGARQHAPVGAPARP; via the coding sequence ATGACCCGCAGCTACCGGCGTGAGGCGTGGCTCATGGGCGTCGCCGTCATCGGCCAGCACTTCATGATCGTCCAGGCGGCCGGCTACCCCGTCACGCTCGGGCTGGTGGTGGGCGTGCCCCTGATCCTCCTGCTGTCGCGCGGCGGCTACGCGCGCCGCCTCGTCCTCGCGCTCTGCGCGGTCGTGGCGCTCACGGCGTCGGCGGCGCTCGTGACCGGCATGGAGGGCAGCGATCCGCTGTCGTTCCTCCGCACGCTCGCGCTGTTCATCCTCGCGGTCATCGTGATCGTGGCAGGATCCGCGGGCCTCGACCCCGGGTTCGTCGGCTCGACAGCCTTCTCCACGGCCATCTCGGCGATGCTCCTCATCGTCGTCGGCCTGTCGGTCCTGCAGGTGGCCGCGGGGACGCTCGGCAGCGAGGCGTTCTTCAACGTGTTCGGGCGCTTCCAGTACCTGTACGAGTACCAGCCCTACCTCCAGTTCAATCCCATCCCGCGCGCGCAGGGCTTCTTCCTCGAGCCCTCCTACGACGCCTTCGTCATCGGGACGCTCACGCTCATCTCGCTGCTCACCGGCCGCCACTTCCGCGGCACCATCGCGGTCGGCATCCTCGGCGTGCTCATGTCCCGCTCCGCGACGGGGCTCCTGCTGCTGCTCATCATCGGCGTCGTGGTCGCCCTCCGCTCCCGCCCCGGCGCGAGCATCGTGGTCCTGAGCGGCCTCGCGGTCGTGGGGGTCGCCAGCGGCACGTACCTGCAGACGCGCTTGGAGAGCTTCAGCACGTCCGGATCCAGCACGAACTACCGCCTCGTGGCGCCGCTGCAGGTGCTCGGGGACACGCTCCTGCACACGCCCATCGGCCACGCCCTCGGCTCGGTGTCGAACATCCTGCTGGGCTACGACCTCTACAACGGCGCGGAGCTCGGCACCTCGCTCGACAACGGCCTGTACGTGCTGGTGTTCTACTTCGGGTGGATCGGCCTGGTGCTCATCGCGGCCCTCGCCGTCCTCGCGATCCGGGGGATGCTCCGCAGCAGGCGCTCGACCTGGGGAGCCGTGACGCCGCTGTGGCTCTTCGGGACCCTATTCTTCTCCGGCGGCATCATGCTGCCCGAGTACGCCGTCATGACCGCCCTCCTCATCGCGACGCTCGTCGCCTGCAACGAAAGCCTGGTCGCTCCCCATGCCGGTACCCCCACCGCTCCTGTCCGTCGTCGTGGTCACCTTCCGGGACCTGCCGGGGCTCGGCAGCACGCTCCGGTCGGTGCGCCAGCTCGTCCATGA
- a CDS encoding glycosyltransferase encodes MVTFRDLPGLGSTLRSVRQLVHDAGDAIEVIVVDGGTGEGLDEVVTASGVPVDLSSGPDDGIYDAMNEGIARSNGRFVWFLNGGDRSHVESWETLSGILRASGDDELLLGDYLLDTGHGEILRKARPPIYIHHGLPTSHQAILYPGSRIRGARYDLRFRVVGDYELTARLLRSGVRPVVVHVPFAVFAAGGMSQVRAKEIAVEAARVQAETLHTPLPVRWASRALHTASRIRRTVQTS; translated from the coding sequence GTGGTCACCTTCCGGGACCTGCCGGGGCTCGGCAGCACGCTCCGGTCGGTGCGCCAGCTCGTCCATGACGCGGGCGACGCGATCGAGGTCATCGTCGTCGACGGCGGCACGGGGGAGGGACTCGACGAGGTCGTGACAGCATCGGGCGTCCCGGTCGACCTCTCGAGCGGCCCCGACGACGGCATCTACGACGCGATGAACGAGGGCATCGCCCGCTCGAACGGCAGGTTCGTCTGGTTCCTCAACGGCGGCGACCGGTCCCACGTCGAGTCCTGGGAGACGCTGTCCGGGATCCTGCGCGCGTCGGGCGACGACGAGCTGCTCCTCGGCGACTACCTGCTCGACACCGGCCATGGCGAGATCCTGCGCAAGGCACGGCCGCCCATCTACATCCACCACGGGCTGCCCACGTCCCACCAGGCGATCCTGTACCCGGGATCCCGCATCCGCGGTGCCCGCTACGACCTCCGCTTCCGCGTCGTCGGCGACTACGAGCTCACGGCCCGGCTCCTGCGGTCCGGCGTCCGCCCGGTCGTCGTGCACGTGCCGTTCGCGGTCTTCGCGGCCGGCGGCATGTCGCAGGTGCGCGCGAAGGAGATCGCCGTCGAGGCGGCCCGCGTGCAGGCGGAGACGCTGCACACCCCCCTGCCCGTCCGCTGGGCGAGCCGGGCGCTGCACACGGCGAGCCGCATCCGCCGCACGGTGCAGACGTCGTGA
- a CDS encoding serine O-acetyltransferase, whose amino-acid sequence MSAVDERGRWAADRERYGRGAWILQPSFWAVSVYRYGRWTRTCSRAVRLPAHVLYVALYSVVRLVTGIDIPRSVEIGPGIMIHHFGTVIVHPQARIGARFTMRHGVTIGAKKGDDVPVIGDDVQVGAFAQILGPIHVGDGSTIGAMTLVLRDVPAGATVVGVPGRVL is encoded by the coding sequence GTGAGCGCCGTCGACGAGCGCGGCCGCTGGGCCGCCGACCGGGAGCGCTACGGCCGGGGCGCCTGGATTCTGCAGCCGTCGTTCTGGGCGGTGTCGGTCTACCGGTACGGGCGCTGGACGCGCACCTGCTCGCGGGCCGTGCGCCTGCCCGCCCACGTGCTGTACGTCGCGCTCTACAGCGTGGTGCGGCTGGTGACGGGGATCGACATCCCGCGGTCGGTCGAGATCGGACCGGGCATCATGATCCACCACTTCGGCACGGTCATCGTCCACCCCCAGGCGCGCATCGGCGCCCGGTTCACCATGCGCCACGGGGTCACGATCGGGGCGAAGAAGGGCGACGACGTGCCGGTCATCGGCGACGACGTGCAGGTGGGCGCCTTCGCGCAGATCCTCGGCCCCATCCACGTGGGCGACGGCAGCACCATCGGCGCCATGACCCTGGTGCTCCGCGACGTCCCCGCCGGGGCGACCGTGGTCGGCGTCCCGGGACGCGTGCTGTGA
- a CDS encoding oligosaccharide flippase family protein, which yields MSADDRAARGARSRDSSVWPLAAQAIIAAVGLVAATLAARLLGPSDYGVYFLALTVTACVAVLFDICVPQAVLTHTLGYLESARTWRRMAVVVAAGAAALTAAVALVVGTSLDADVMWVVLCAALPVTMASMTPRAFLIAARQLRYVSLVDLSSVLVGNVIAIGALVLTDSLWAAASSQLVIAAVRWLAFEAAWIRRGRADLPARVPVRPAARQLYTSMHGTYQSQLAGFAARNGDNLLVSILLGPVALAQYSRAYSFLIGPLQQAQQALNPMAIRDLAVARLAGRADDQLRRLAAVVIAVGVPFALAVSLSGPHLVEVLLGDEWRTAGALMPLSWGLAASMIVAIPARWALVAGHHSRALTVDAVLNYTVLAGVVVGALTGGLAGVLVINSFIVSPAITITAWCMLGAAPRRLFLRRLLPMAVALGGLTALVCIVVGEYVGSSLVETILDLGIGALIAVLAFAAIMRRRRRAA from the coding sequence ATGAGCGCCGACGACCGCGCGGCCCGGGGAGCCCGGAGCCGCGACTCGTCGGTGTGGCCGCTCGCGGCGCAGGCGATCATCGCGGCGGTCGGCCTCGTCGCTGCCACCCTCGCCGCGCGGCTCCTGGGTCCGTCCGACTACGGCGTGTACTTCCTCGCCCTCACCGTCACGGCGTGCGTCGCCGTCCTCTTCGACATCTGCGTGCCCCAGGCCGTGCTCACGCACACCCTCGGCTACCTCGAGTCGGCGCGCACCTGGCGCCGGATGGCCGTCGTGGTCGCCGCGGGCGCTGCGGCGCTCACGGCCGCGGTCGCGCTCGTGGTCGGCACGTCGCTCGACGCCGACGTCATGTGGGTGGTCCTGTGCGCCGCGCTGCCCGTCACGATGGCGTCGATGACGCCCCGGGCCTTCCTCATCGCGGCCCGGCAGCTCCGCTACGTCTCGCTCGTCGACCTCTCCAGCGTGCTGGTCGGCAACGTGATCGCGATCGGCGCGCTCGTCCTCACGGACAGCCTGTGGGCCGCCGCGAGCAGCCAGCTCGTCATCGCGGCCGTCCGCTGGCTGGCGTTCGAGGCCGCCTGGATCCGCCGGGGGAGGGCCGACCTGCCCGCCCGCGTGCCCGTCCGCCCGGCGGCACGCCAGCTCTACACGTCGATGCACGGCACGTACCAGAGCCAGCTCGCCGGCTTCGCCGCCCGCAACGGCGACAACCTGCTCGTCAGCATCCTGCTCGGCCCGGTCGCCCTCGCGCAGTACTCGCGGGCGTACTCGTTCCTCATCGGGCCCCTCCAGCAGGCGCAGCAGGCGCTCAACCCGATGGCCATCCGCGACCTCGCGGTGGCGCGCCTGGCCGGGCGCGCCGACGACCAGCTCCGGCGCCTCGCCGCGGTCGTCATCGCCGTCGGCGTGCCGTTCGCGCTCGCGGTCTCCCTCAGCGGTCCGCATCTCGTCGAGGTGCTCCTCGGCGACGAGTGGCGCACCGCGGGGGCGCTCATGCCGCTGTCCTGGGGGCTGGCGGCATCGATGATCGTCGCGATCCCCGCCCGCTGGGCGCTCGTCGCCGGACACCACTCGCGCGCCCTCACGGTGGACGCGGTCCTCAACTACACCGTGCTGGCGGGCGTGGTCGTCGGCGCGCTGACCGGGGGCCTCGCAGGCGTGCTCGTGATCAACTCCTTCATCGTCTCGCCCGCCATCACGATCACGGCCTGGTGCATGCTGGGCGCGGCGCCCCGGCGGCTGTTCCTCCGGCGCCTGCTGCCCATGGCGGTCGCGCTGGGCGGACTCACGGCGCTCGTCTGCATCGTCGTCGGCGAGTACGTGGGATCGAGCCTCGTGGAGACGATCCTCGACCTCGGCATCGGCGCGCTCATCGCGGTGCTCGCGTTCGCCGCCATCATGCGGCGACGGCGGCGCGCGGCCTGA
- a CDS encoding sugar transferase, with translation MIEQKTTHDTGAREAGTRRRMTDRSASGVRADAGPLTEADGLRAHDWRRTYAVGLAVTDLLVLIWVVFGVQIAWFGFETSDVAFNGDYEGVAVSYSLISVVIIASWMVALGLYGTRGYRVLGTGPQEYRLILDATVRLFGLVAIVAFLGRIDFARGYIIIALPLGLVTLVLSRWMWRQWLNVQRAKGRYSSRVLLIGSEASTGFLARELARQPYAGYHVVGACIPSGVIAATLPGTGIPVLGKLADLQAAMRAVDADTIVIASNDELSPERIRELSWSLEPGRQHLVVAPSLTDIGGPRIHTRPVAGLPLIHVETPRYEGTKLFAKRAFDIVASTLILVLASPLFLAIAMTIRLSTPGPVLFRQERVGINGRPFQMLKFRTMVTDAEARLRDLEEKSRDAGNSVLFKMKDDPRVTPIGRFLRRYSLDELMQLVNVLNGSMSLVGPRPPLAREVEAYETKVHRRFLVKPGITGLWQVSGRSNLSWEDSVRLDLYYVENWSIVGDLVILWKTAKAVLAREGAY, from the coding sequence ATGATCGAACAGAAGACCACGCACGACACGGGAGCACGGGAGGCCGGCACCCGTCGACGCATGACCGACAGGTCGGCGAGCGGCGTACGCGCCGACGCCGGTCCGCTCACCGAGGCCGACGGCCTGCGGGCGCACGACTGGCGCCGCACCTACGCCGTCGGGCTCGCCGTCACGGACCTCCTCGTCCTCATCTGGGTCGTCTTCGGCGTCCAGATCGCGTGGTTCGGCTTCGAGACCTCGGACGTCGCCTTCAACGGGGATTACGAGGGGGTGGCCGTCAGCTACTCGCTCATCTCCGTCGTCATCATCGCGAGCTGGATGGTGGCGCTCGGCCTGTACGGCACCCGCGGCTACCGCGTGCTGGGCACGGGGCCGCAGGAGTACCGGCTGATCCTCGACGCCACCGTGCGGCTGTTCGGGCTGGTCGCCATCGTGGCGTTCCTCGGCCGCATCGACTTCGCCCGCGGCTACATCATCATCGCGCTGCCGCTCGGGCTCGTGACCCTCGTGCTCAGCCGCTGGATGTGGCGGCAGTGGCTCAACGTCCAGCGCGCCAAGGGCCGCTACTCGTCCCGCGTGCTGCTCATCGGATCCGAGGCGTCGACGGGGTTCCTGGCCCGCGAGCTCGCGCGCCAGCCCTACGCCGGATACCACGTGGTGGGGGCGTGCATCCCGTCGGGCGTGATCGCGGCGACGCTGCCCGGCACCGGGATCCCGGTCCTTGGCAAGCTCGCCGACCTTCAGGCCGCCATGCGCGCGGTCGACGCCGACACCATCGTCATCGCCAGCAACGACGAGCTGTCGCCCGAGCGGATCCGCGAGCTCAGCTGGTCGCTGGAGCCCGGACGCCAGCACCTCGTGGTGGCGCCCAGCCTCACCGACATCGGCGGGCCGCGGATCCACACCCGCCCCGTGGCCGGCCTGCCCCTCATCCACGTGGAGACGCCGCGCTACGAGGGGACGAAGCTCTTCGCGAAGCGGGCGTTCGACATCGTCGCGAGCACGCTGATCCTCGTCCTCGCCTCGCCCCTGTTCCTCGCCATCGCGATGACCATCCGGCTGAGCACCCCGGGTCCCGTGCTCTTCCGCCAGGAGCGCGTGGGGATCAACGGGCGCCCGTTCCAGATGCTGAAGTTCCGCACGATGGTGACGGACGCGGAGGCGCGGCTGCGCGATCTCGAGGAGAAGTCCCGGGACGCCGGCAACTCCGTGCTCTTCAAGATGAAGGACGACCCCCGGGTCACCCCCATCGGCCGGTTCCTCCGTCGCTACAGCCTCGACGAGCTGATGCAGCTCGTGAACGTCCTCAACGGCAGCATGTCGCTCGTGGGCCCGCGCCCGCCGCTCGCGCGCGAGGTCGAGGCGTACGAGACGAAGGTGCACCGGCGCTTCCTGGTGAAGCCGGGCATCACGGGACTCTGGCAGGTGAGCGGGCGGTCGAACCTCTCGTGGGAGGACAGCGTGCGGCTCGACCTCTACTACGTGGAGAACTGGTCGATCGTGGGCGACCTCGTCATCCTCTGGAAGACGGCGAAGGCCGTGCTGGCGCGCGAGGGGGCGTACTGA
- a CDS encoding cold-shock protein, translating into MATGTVKWFNAEKGFGFIAPDNGTADVFAHYSAIATGGYKSLDENQKVEFEVAQGPKGPQAENIRPL; encoded by the coding sequence ATGGCAACAGGCACCGTCAAGTGGTTCAACGCTGAAAAGGGCTTCGGCTTCATCGCTCCCGACAACGGAACCGCGGATGTGTTCGCTCACTACTCCGCGATCGCGACGGGCGGCTACAAGTCGCTCGACGAGAACCAGAAGGTCGAGTTCGAGGTCGCCCAGGGCCCCAAGGGTCCCCAGGCTGAGAACATCCGCCCGCTCTAA
- a CDS encoding bifunctional 3'-5' exonuclease/DNA polymerase — protein sequence MHILVARTPSGVRLVDLDATGTVTATRDVPSSEWPAVAAARERADPAPRWVWDDTATWARTLIAQGVRVARCHDLRLCHAILRLSTQTADSALARMPAGPWDRAAPSEREPSASATLFDDLDAPEGGSPDELVAELRLQLDAVAGSADPGRLRLLLAAESAGALVAAEMSADGLPWDTAVHDALLVDLLGGRPARGGAPPALLRLAARIREILAAPDLNVDSPPDVLRALRRAGIDATSTRQWELQGIDHPVIAPLLEHKKLSRLLTANGWTWMETWIRDGRFHPEYVPGGVVTGRWAASGGGALQLPRQIRSAVRADPGWRLVVADAAQLEPRVLAALAEDRAMADAGRGTDLYQGLVDAGVVDTRAHAKVAMLGAMYGATSGESGRLMPRLVRAYPRATGYVERAARAGESGGIVSTRLGRSSPPPGDAWVDVQQIGRAGEASPADAARARTSARDQGRFTRNFVVQGSAAEWALCWLASLRRRLAAMERPGSRPHLVFFLHDEVMVHAPDDRVDEVSRAVAEAAAEAGRLLFGDAPVDFPVTIAVVDDYAQAK from the coding sequence ATGCACATCCTGGTCGCGCGGACGCCCTCCGGCGTCCGGCTCGTCGACCTCGACGCGACCGGCACCGTCACGGCCACGCGCGACGTCCCGTCCTCCGAGTGGCCCGCGGTCGCCGCCGCACGCGAGCGCGCCGACCCCGCGCCGCGCTGGGTCTGGGACGACACCGCCACGTGGGCGCGCACCCTCATCGCCCAGGGCGTCCGCGTCGCCCGCTGCCACGACCTCCGCCTCTGCCACGCGATCCTGCGGCTGTCCACGCAGACCGCCGACAGCGCGCTCGCCCGGATGCCCGCCGGGCCCTGGGACCGGGCCGCCCCGTCGGAGCGGGAGCCGTCGGCGTCCGCGACGCTCTTCGACGACCTCGACGCGCCCGAGGGCGGCTCGCCGGACGAGCTGGTCGCCGAGCTCCGGCTGCAGCTCGACGCGGTCGCGGGCAGCGCTGACCCCGGCCGCCTGCGCCTCCTCCTCGCCGCGGAGTCGGCGGGCGCCCTCGTCGCCGCCGAGATGTCCGCCGACGGGCTGCCGTGGGACACGGCGGTTCACGACGCGCTCCTGGTCGACCTGCTGGGCGGTCGGCCGGCGCGCGGCGGCGCGCCTCCCGCGCTCCTGCGGCTCGCCGCGCGGATCCGGGAGATCCTCGCCGCGCCCGATCTCAACGTCGACAGCCCGCCCGACGTGCTCCGGGCGCTCCGCCGCGCCGGCATCGACGCGACGAGCACCCGCCAGTGGGAGCTGCAGGGGATCGACCACCCCGTCATCGCACCGCTGCTGGAGCACAAGAAGCTGTCCCGCCTCCTCACCGCCAACGGCTGGACGTGGATGGAGACGTGGATCCGCGACGGCCGCTTCCACCCCGAGTACGTCCCCGGCGGCGTGGTCACCGGGCGCTGGGCCGCCAGCGGAGGGGGCGCGCTGCAGTTGCCCCGCCAGATCCGCTCGGCCGTCCGGGCCGATCCCGGCTGGCGGCTCGTCGTCGCCGACGCCGCGCAGCTCGAGCCCCGGGTGCTCGCCGCGCTGGCGGAGGACCGCGCGATGGCCGACGCGGGACGCGGCACCGACCTCTACCAGGGACTCGTCGACGCGGGCGTCGTCGACACCCGCGCGCACGCCAAGGTAGCGATGCTCGGCGCCATGTACGGCGCGACATCCGGCGAGAGCGGGCGCCTGATGCCGCGGCTCGTCCGGGCCTACCCGCGGGCCACCGGGTACGTCGAACGCGCGGCGCGGGCGGGGGAGAGCGGGGGGATCGTGAGCACGCGGCTCGGGCGGTCGTCCCCGCCTCCCGGCGACGCGTGGGTCGACGTGCAGCAGATCGGCCGCGCGGGCGAGGCGTCTCCCGCGGACGCCGCCCGCGCCCGCACGTCCGCGCGCGACCAGGGCCGGTTCACCCGCAACTTCGTCGTCCAGGGCAGCGCGGCCGAGTGGGCGCTCTGCTGGCTCGCCAGCCTCCGGCGCCGCCTCGCCGCGATGGAACGGCCCGGCTCCCGCCCGCACCTCGTCTTCTTCCTGCACGACGAGGTCATGGTCCACGCGCCCGACGACCGCGTCGACGAGGTCAGCCGGGCCGTGGCCGAGGCCGCCGCCGAGGCCGGCCGCCTGCTGTTCGGCGACGCGCCCGTCGACTTCCCCGTCACGATCGCGGTCGTCGACGACTACGCGCAGGCCAAATGA